ACAGTGTTAGGCTTAATTTGGTTTAGGTTAGCAGCACTTTCCAAAGTATCTTGCAGTAAACCAATAGCAGCTTCGGGACGACCTTCAGCCAACAGCAAGCTGACAAGACCTTGCAAAGCCTTGACATCACCTGGTTGAGATTCCAAAATTGAACGGTAGGCTTTAGCAGCACCTTCTCGATCGCCAGTTTGTTGCCGAGCTTGCGCCAGTAAAATAGAGTATTCAGTATTTTCCGGCTTCAGTTTAGCCAACTTTTCCAGAGGTTCGATCGTGGTTTTCACATCAGCCGCACCCAAACGTACCAACTCCAGCTGAGTAAACAGCAATCCCTTAAGAGCCGTTTCATTATCAGGCTCTCGTTGTAAAACCAACTGATAACCCTTCGCCTGAGCTTGTAATTCCTCCTGCTTCCCTGCTGGTGTTTGAATTGCAGATGCAGGTGTTCTAGCAGAAGAGGACTCTCGATTT
The genomic region above belongs to Phormidium ambiguum IAM M-71 and contains:
- a CDS encoding tetratricopeptide repeat protein; translation: MSEKLRRWLIVGFLLLGTLSFVIPTLMPLFGGLPNRESSSARTPASAIQTPAGKQEELQAQAKGYQLVLQREPDNETALKGLLFTQLELVRLGAADVKTTIEPLEKLAKLKPENTEYSILLAQARQQTGDREGAAKAYRSILESQPGDVKALQGLVSLLLAEGRPEAAIGLLQDTLESAANLNQIKPNTVNVISVQLMLGQVYAEQNRFNDAIAIYDNAIKANKEDFRPVLAKALVLQKQGKTEDAKSLFNSAANLAPAQYKDQIVQLASQPPAAASPASATPSTQEKTETKN